One genomic window of Candidatus Binatia bacterium includes the following:
- a CDS encoding alpha/beta hydrolase, with the protein MAVVYDPSARYEIKIRDVEYRKYPARPLIARVYQPQGAGPFPALLDLHGGAWNDQDRTANAPMDEKLAASGILVAAIDLRRAREALYPASVADVNYGVRWLKYKAREWNGDPATLGALGSSSGGHELQLCAMRPRDPRYNALPLPEAPGLDASLNYIIVRSPISDPLARYEQAKRMEREHLIKASENYFRPWETIFEGNPQLILERGEPATLPPAFVLQGELDDNVLPAVQEKFVASYRKAGGKIDYELFLGCEHRWVIKPGPQTDRAVEMIKAFIARQLRARQAAD; encoded by the coding sequence ATGGCCGTCGTTTACGATCCGTCGGCGCGCTACGAGATCAAAATCCGGGACGTCGAGTATCGGAAATATCCGGCTAGGCCTCTGATAGCGCGCGTCTACCAACCTCAAGGGGCCGGCCCGTTTCCCGCGCTGCTGGATCTGCACGGGGGCGCGTGGAACGATCAGGACCGCACGGCCAATGCGCCGATGGACGAGAAGCTGGCGGCGAGCGGCATCCTGGTAGCGGCGATCGACCTGCGCCGGGCCCGCGAAGCTCTCTACCCCGCGTCGGTGGCGGACGTGAACTACGGAGTGCGCTGGCTCAAATACAAAGCGCGCGAGTGGAACGGCGACCCGGCAACGCTCGGCGCGCTCGGAAGCTCAAGCGGCGGCCATGAGCTGCAACTGTGCGCCATGCGCCCGCGCGACCCGCGCTACAACGCGCTTCCGTTGCCCGAAGCGCCCGGCCTCGACGCATCGTTGAACTATATAATCGTCCGTTCCCCCATCAGCGACCCGCTAGCCCGCTACGAGCAGGCGAAGAGGATGGAGCGCGAGCATCTAATCAAGGCGAGCGAGAACTACTTCAGGCCGTGGGAGACTATTTTCGAAGGCAACCCGCAGTTGATTCTCGAACGCGGCGAGCCGGCAACTCTGCCGCCGGCGTTCGTCCTCCAGGGCGAGCTCGACGACAACGTGCTCCCCGCGGTGCAGGAGAAGTTTGTCGCCAGCTACCGGAAAGCGGGCGGCAAGATCGACTACGAATTGTTCCTCGGCTGCGAGCATCGGTGGGTTATCAAGCCCGGCCCGCAGACCGACCGCGCCGTCGAGATGATCAAAGCCTTCATCGCGAGGCAGTTGCGCGCGCGCCAGGCCGCGGATTGA
- a CDS encoding substrate-binding domain-containing protein has protein sequence MGSAKAADITVLSAGAVEPGLTKVIAAFRRETGRTVKVAFATAPAILKRIGGGETADVVIAPPAVLDEIVKAGKATPAERVTVGRVGIGMAVRAGAPAPKIATVDEFKQSLLNAESVVYNQASTGIYLERLFDRLGMAERIKVKTTRYPDFAAVRDHMTRSRRNEVGLGATTVIVEAADKGLKLVGPLPAEIQNYTAYAATVASQASANRAETEFIRYLTTPAAKAILAAAGIE, from the coding sequence ATGGGTAGCGCGAAGGCGGCTGATATCACGGTGCTCAGCGCGGGCGCCGTCGAGCCGGGGCTGACGAAAGTTATCGCTGCGTTCCGGCGCGAGACGGGCAGAACGGTCAAAGTCGCCTTCGCCACCGCGCCGGCGATCCTCAAACGCATCGGCGGCGGCGAGACGGCGGACGTGGTAATTGCGCCGCCGGCCGTGTTGGACGAGATCGTCAAGGCCGGGAAGGCCACGCCGGCCGAGCGCGTGACCGTCGGCCGGGTTGGAATCGGCATGGCGGTTCGCGCGGGCGCGCCGGCGCCAAAGATCGCCACGGTCGATGAGTTTAAACAATCCCTGCTGAATGCCGAATCGGTGGTTTACAACCAAGCCTCGACCGGGATCTATCTCGAGCGCCTGTTCGACCGCCTCGGAATGGCGGAGCGAATCAAAGTCAAAACGACGCGCTATCCGGATTTCGCCGCCGTGCGCGATCACATGACACGAAGCAGACGAAACGAAGTCGGCCTCGGCGCGACGACGGTCATCGTCGAGGCCGCCGACAAGGGACTCAAGCTCGTCGGCCCCCTCCCGGCGGAAATCCAAAATTATACGGCTTACGCCGCGACGGTCGCGAGCCAAGCTTCCGCGAACCGCGCCGAGACGGAATTTATCCGTTACTTGACGACGCCTGCGGCGAAGGCGATATTAGCGGCGGCCGGAATAGAATAG
- a CDS encoding cupin domain-containing protein: MNLSQLAAYHELTPYELWQQSEGLPVVRGHSVEDLRSLELAPWKRKGVSGAFINLVGSGRSCDAYVCEIPPQRQTEAQRHLFEELIYVLRGRGATTVWNEGGLKQTFEWQEGSLFSPPLNVWHQHFNAQGDEPARYVALTDAPQMINRFRNLDFIFRNPFIFADRFSGEKGYFSAVGTEIPDHRTWESNFIPEIPSFKLHDRTRRGHGATGIRLHLAANTISAHVEEYPVGTYPRGHRHGPGAHILILTGEGYSFFWKEGKAKIRIDWRPGSLFVPPADWFHQHFNPSPEPARYLALKPWGFTYKVEDLSKTDQDIKSGGTQIEYRDQDPEIHVIFVEECRKRGTTVQMQALGGRQ, encoded by the coding sequence ATGAATTTATCCCAGCTTGCCGCCTATCACGAATTGACGCCATACGAATTGTGGCAACAGAGCGAAGGCTTGCCCGTGGTTCGCGGCCACTCGGTCGAAGACTTGCGGTCGCTCGAGCTGGCGCCCTGGAAGCGCAAAGGAGTCAGCGGCGCGTTTATCAATCTCGTCGGGTCGGGGCGCAGCTGCGACGCGTACGTCTGTGAAATCCCGCCGCAGAGGCAGACGGAGGCCCAGCGCCATCTTTTTGAAGAGTTGATCTACGTTCTTCGCGGCCGCGGGGCGACGACGGTGTGGAACGAAGGCGGCCTCAAGCAGACTTTCGAATGGCAGGAGGGGAGTCTCTTCTCGCCGCCGCTCAACGTCTGGCACCAGCATTTCAACGCGCAAGGCGACGAGCCGGCGCGCTACGTGGCGCTCACCGACGCGCCGCAGATGATCAACCGCTTTCGCAATCTCGACTTTATCTTCCGCAACCCGTTCATCTTTGCCGATCGCTTCTCGGGCGAGAAGGGTTATTTCAGCGCCGTGGGAACGGAGATCCCCGACCACCGCACGTGGGAGTCGAATTTCATTCCCGAAATTCCTTCTTTCAAGCTGCATGACCGCACGCGGCGCGGCCACGGCGCGACGGGAATCCGGCTCCACCTCGCGGCCAACACGATCAGCGCGCACGTCGAGGAGTATCCCGTGGGAACTTACCCGCGCGGCCACCGCCACGGTCCCGGCGCTCATATCCTGATTCTCACCGGCGAGGGCTATTCTTTCTTCTGGAAGGAAGGCAAAGCGAAAATCCGCATCGACTGGCGCCCCGGCAGTTTGTTCGTGCCGCCGGCCGACTGGTTTCATCAGCATTTCAATCCCAGTCCCGAGCCGGCGCGTTACCTGGCGCTTAAGCCGTGGGGATTCACTTACAAGGTGGAGGATCTGTCCAAGACCGATCAGGACATCAAGTCCGGCGGCACGCAGATCGAGTACAGGGACCAGGACCCGGAGATCCACGTGATTTTCGTGGAGGAGTGCAGGAAAAGAGGAACGACGGTACAGATGCAGGCGTTAGGCGGTAGGCAATAG
- a CDS encoding tripartite tricarboxylate transporter substrate-binding protein, translating into MKNYRLAVAVSLTALLLVPTSSLNAQEAPYYQGKTIRIIVGFTPAGFYDRWARLAARYLPKYIPGSPEIIVQNMAGAGGMIAANHVYTVAKPDGLTLGGLSYGAYLDQLVGRKEVQYDVRKFHWIGSPEKSDVIFYMRADSPYKSIEDIRNAKEPPKCGSTGTAGSDYILARLLEETLGLKIDTVLGYPGGSEIDIAVEKGEVQCRGMTAAPFFGREPFLTWRKKNFVRVLLYGGQKRDARIPDTPTIYEIFDREKTPEEARRVANVILRGGDFGRPLVAPPGTPQARVEILRAAYAKSLKDESLLREAEKGRMEVEFVSGEELQKLAETIVNQPPAVIARVKKVLGQ; encoded by the coding sequence ATGAAAAATTATCGACTCGCTGTGGCCGTATCTTTGACTGCTCTTCTCCTCGTACCGACATCCAGCCTCAACGCTCAGGAGGCGCCTTACTACCAAGGTAAGACGATCAGGATAATCGTCGGATTCACGCCTGCTGGATTTTACGATCGTTGGGCCCGGCTCGCCGCGCGCTATTTGCCAAAGTACATCCCCGGCAGTCCGGAAATCATCGTCCAAAATATGGCAGGCGCAGGCGGCATGATCGCCGCCAACCACGTGTATACCGTAGCAAAGCCCGACGGCTTAACTCTTGGTGGACTAAGTTACGGCGCTTATCTGGATCAGCTCGTAGGTCGGAAGGAGGTCCAGTACGACGTGCGCAAATTCCACTGGATTGGCTCACCGGAAAAGAGCGACGTCATATTCTACATGCGGGCGGACAGCCCTTATAAGTCGATTGAAGATATCCGTAACGCGAAGGAACCCCCTAAATGCGGTTCCACGGGCACGGCGGGCTCCGATTACATCCTGGCGCGTCTGTTAGAAGAGACCCTCGGTCTGAAGATCGACACGGTGCTGGGCTATCCCGGCGGGAGTGAGATCGATATCGCGGTGGAAAAAGGCGAAGTGCAATGCCGCGGCATGACCGCCGCGCCTTTCTTCGGCCGCGAGCCGTTTTTGACGTGGCGGAAAAAGAATTTCGTGCGCGTCCTTTTATACGGCGGCCAGAAAAGGGATGCGCGGATTCCCGATACTCCGACGATCTACGAAATCTTCGATAGAGAAAAGACGCCGGAAGAGGCTCGCCGCGTAGCGAACGTGATATTGCGGGGCGGAGATTTCGGCCGCCCGCTGGTGGCGCCGCCCGGCACTCCGCAAGCCAGGGTGGAGATACTGCGCGCGGCTTACGCGAAATCTTTGAAGGATGAAAGCCTGTTGCGCGAAGCCGAAAAAGGCCGAATGGAAGTCGAATTCGTGAGCGGCGAGGAACTTCAGAAATTGGCGGAAACGATTGTGAATCAACCCCCCGCGGTGATAGCGCGCGTCAAAAAGGTTTTAGGGCAGTGA
- a CDS encoding ABC transporter ATP-binding protein — protein sequence MARIKVQSVGLNMEYYQPRTGGRLLALENVNLSVEEGEFVTIVGPSGCGKTTFINIADGLLKPTGGKILLDGKEVTGPGTDRAMVFQDACLLPWRTVLKNVMFGLECRGRSNGEADKERALKFIKLVGLAGFEDHYPHELSGGMQQRCNLARALTVDPDVLIMDEPFAALDAQTREIMQLELLRIWNEAKKTVLFITHQINEAIYLADRIIIFAARPGRVKDVLKIDIPRPRKLEVKRSKQFLEYEDYLWNRIEEEVRKSMAADQIVHDINTGARG from the coding sequence ATGGCAAGAATTAAAGTACAGTCGGTTGGCTTGAACATGGAGTATTATCAGCCGCGAACCGGCGGCAGGCTCCTGGCGCTGGAGAACGTCAACCTGTCGGTCGAAGAAGGCGAGTTCGTCACGATCGTGGGACCGAGCGGCTGCGGCAAGACGACCTTCATCAACATCGCCGACGGGCTGCTCAAGCCCACTGGCGGAAAGATCCTTTTGGACGGCAAAGAGGTCACCGGGCCGGGGACGGACCGCGCGATGGTGTTTCAGGATGCCTGTCTCCTGCCCTGGCGGACGGTCCTGAAGAACGTCATGTTCGGCCTGGAATGCCGGGGGCGCAGCAACGGCGAAGCGGACAAAGAGCGCGCGCTCAAGTTCATCAAGCTGGTCGGGCTGGCCGGCTTCGAGGACCATTACCCGCACGAGCTGTCCGGCGGCATGCAGCAGCGGTGCAATCTGGCGCGCGCCCTCACCGTCGATCCCGACGTGTTGATCATGGACGAGCCGTTCGCGGCCCTGGACGCTCAGACCCGGGAAATCATGCAGCTCGAGCTGCTGCGCATTTGGAACGAGGCCAAGAAAACGGTTCTCTTCATCACGCACCAGATCAACGAAGCGATCTACCTGGCGGATCGAATTATCATCTTTGCCGCCCGGCCGGGTCGGGTGAAGGACGTCCTGAAAATCGATATTCCCCGTCCCCGCAAGCTGGAGGTCAAGCGCAGCAAGCAATTTTTGGAGTACGAGGACTATCTGTGGAACCGAATCGAGGAAGAAGTCCGGAAGTCTATGGCGGCCGACCAGATCGTGCATGACATCAATACGGGCGCCAGAGGTTGA
- a CDS encoding tripartite tricarboxylate transporter substrate-binding protein — MKRFIICGIFLLVGSVVLAEVIEAASEEFFKGKTVRLLIGVSAGGALDDWGRFVAQHLGKQIPGNPDVVAQNMPGAGTVAAANHIYNVAKPDGLTLGLVNPGIYVDQLLGAQEIRFEWPKFSWIGSPERVDQVLFVRADTPYKTLEEMRRAKEPPRCGATGRSGLAYFLPRLVEEALGLKITMVVGYGGGGDMNIAIERGELHCRAGTVSAYIGREPTSTWMKNGFTRALVQSGATRYPKLPDVPTLYELMEAQKTPDATKRVAKVMLSSGDFGRPFIAPPGTPADRVKILREAFVKALNDPALLADAKKRKWDLDLTTGETLETIAKEVMVQPPEVVERVKKLMEN; from the coding sequence ATGAAGCGCTTCATTATTTGCGGGATTTTTTTACTTGTCGGATCTGTCGTTCTCGCAGAAGTTATTGAAGCGGCGTCGGAGGAATTTTTTAAGGGCAAGACCGTGAGACTCCTGATAGGCGTCTCGGCGGGAGGCGCCTTGGACGACTGGGGACGTTTTGTCGCCCAGCACCTGGGCAAGCAGATTCCGGGAAATCCCGATGTCGTGGCGCAAAATATGCCGGGAGCGGGAACCGTGGCCGCCGCCAACCACATATATAACGTTGCCAAGCCGGACGGCTTGACCCTCGGGCTCGTCAATCCCGGCATCTACGTCGATCAGCTTCTCGGCGCGCAAGAGATCCGCTTCGAGTGGCCGAAATTTTCCTGGATCGGCTCTCCGGAGCGGGTCGATCAGGTTCTGTTCGTGCGCGCCGACACTCCCTACAAGACCCTTGAAGAGATGCGCCGGGCCAAGGAGCCGCCGCGCTGCGGAGCGACGGGGCGCTCGGGACTGGCCTATTTTTTACCGCGGCTCGTGGAGGAGGCGCTCGGCCTCAAGATCACCATGGTGGTCGGTTACGGCGGCGGCGGGGACATGAACATCGCGATCGAGCGGGGAGAGTTGCACTGCCGCGCCGGGACCGTTTCGGCTTATATCGGGCGCGAACCCACGAGCACGTGGATGAAAAACGGCTTCACGCGCGCGCTCGTCCAAAGCGGCGCCACGCGTTATCCGAAGTTGCCCGACGTACCGACGCTCTACGAGCTGATGGAAGCCCAGAAGACGCCCGACGCGACCAAGCGCGTCGCCAAAGTCATGCTCTCCTCCGGCGATTTCGGCCGGCCGTTTATCGCTCCACCGGGAACGCCCGCGGATCGGGTGAAAATTTTGCGCGAGGCTTTCGTGAAGGCGCTGAACGACCCGGCGCTGCTTGCCGACGCGAAGAAACGGAAATGGGATTTAGATCTCACGACCGGCGAGACGCTTGAAACCATCGCGAAGGAAGTTATGGTGCAGCCGCCGGAGGTTGTGGAGAGAGTCAAGAAGCTGATGGAGAATTAG
- a CDS encoding fumarylacetoacetate hydrolase family protein: protein MKPNSLAIVQGNELIFVNDALAKGATMIDLITEYDGLRSSLAGVVEKGKRLPLDPKQLKAPVENPSKIWAAATNYKRGSRGLDAARGRGTAGAAPPAEVLEKTFLKPPSAIIGPEQAIVIPPGAGNIFPELELCVVIGKKARNLKKERAFEAVFGYTIILDVTARSYGSGKGLPGSRCVRKGFETFAPVGPWITTREEIKDPQNLFMRLWVNGELRQSARTDAMVNGVAELVSFLSQVSTLYPGDLIATGNPDAPAYQKQLGPGDALKAEIEGIGSMNLRVA, encoded by the coding sequence GTGAAACCAAACAGTCTCGCAATCGTGCAAGGCAACGAGTTGATCTTTGTAAACGACGCGCTGGCGAAAGGCGCGACGATGATCGATCTCATAACTGAGTACGACGGCCTTCGCTCTTCTCTCGCCGGCGTCGTTGAAAAAGGAAAACGGCTGCCGCTCGATCCCAAGCAGCTCAAGGCGCCGGTCGAGAACCCATCGAAGATCTGGGCGGCGGCGACCAACTACAAAAGAGGGAGCCGGGGGCTCGACGCCGCCCGCGGCAGGGGCACGGCGGGCGCGGCCCCGCCGGCGGAGGTTCTCGAGAAAACTTTTTTAAAACCGCCGTCGGCGATCATCGGTCCCGAGCAGGCGATCGTCATTCCTCCCGGCGCGGGAAATATTTTTCCCGAACTCGAGCTGTGCGTGGTGATCGGCAAAAAGGCGCGCAACCTGAAAAAAGAACGGGCCTTCGAGGCGGTGTTCGGCTACACGATCATTCTCGACGTGACCGCGCGCTCGTACGGCTCCGGCAAAGGGTTGCCGGGCAGCCGCTGCGTGCGCAAGGGCTTCGAGACCTTCGCCCCGGTCGGTCCGTGGATCACGACGCGGGAAGAGATCAAGGACCCGCAGAACCTTTTCATGCGCCTCTGGGTCAACGGCGAGCTGAGACAATCGGCGCGAACGGACGCCATGGTCAACGGGGTCGCCGAGCTGGTGAGCTTCCTCTCGCAGGTGAGCACGCTCTATCCCGGAGACCTGATCGCCACCGGCAACCCGGACGCGCCGGCCTATCAAAAGCAGCTCGGCCCCGGCGACGCGCTCAAAGCGGAGATCGAAGGGATCGGCTCGATGAATCTGCGGGTCGCGTAA
- a CDS encoding dihydroorotase family protein has translation MSADLVIKNGTVVTPQETFKGGVAIKDGVFVAIGTDDSLPKGNEEIDAKGNHVLPGIIDGHVHFREPGLGHKEDFTSGSTAAVCGGVTMIMDMPNVQPPTADAEKVKEKIKIAEGKFLTDYAFYGVVVQTNTGDILPMAEAGVIGYKIFFGETIGNLPFPDDGMCLEAFANISKSGLPLGIHAENRQIMAYYTNKLKAEGKTDPVYWEASRPAICEAESVAHAIFFAEMFNTKLHVYHMSSKQAAWMVRDAKARGLRVTAETGPHYLLREPKDMEKVGPLLKMNPPVRTRDHGEVLWDGLLNGYVDMIATDHSPHTLEEKGSDIYGKMTKPAIWDCISGFCGVETAVPVLLTEVNKGRMTLNHYAQITSQNPAKVWQIYPKKGAIRLGSDGDLTIVDMNKEGTIDVNKLHSKNKPSPWHGWKVKGMPVCTVVRGNVQMRDGEPVGKPIGKLVRPNPR, from the coding sequence ATGAGCGCGGATTTGGTGATCAAAAACGGCACGGTCGTGACCCCGCAAGAGACTTTCAAGGGCGGCGTGGCGATCAAAGACGGCGTGTTCGTCGCCATCGGCACCGACGACAGCCTGCCCAAAGGCAACGAGGAGATCGACGCCAAAGGAAACCACGTTCTTCCCGGCATCATCGACGGCCACGTCCACTTCAGGGAGCCCGGGCTCGGCCACAAAGAGGATTTTACCAGCGGCTCGACCGCGGCGGTTTGCGGCGGCGTCACGATGATCATGGACATGCCCAACGTCCAGCCGCCGACCGCCGACGCGGAAAAAGTAAAAGAGAAAATAAAAATCGCCGAAGGAAAATTTTTAACCGACTACGCCTTCTACGGCGTCGTGGTGCAGACCAACACGGGCGACATTCTGCCGATGGCGGAAGCGGGCGTCATCGGCTACAAGATTTTTTTCGGCGAGACGATCGGCAATCTGCCGTTTCCCGACGACGGCATGTGCCTGGAGGCGTTCGCCAACATCAGCAAGTCCGGCTTGCCGCTCGGCATCCACGCCGAGAACCGCCAGATCATGGCCTACTACACGAACAAATTAAAAGCCGAAGGCAAAACCGATCCGGTTTACTGGGAGGCTTCGCGTCCCGCCATCTGCGAGGCGGAGTCGGTGGCGCACGCGATCTTTTTCGCCGAGATGTTCAACACGAAACTCCATGTCTACCACATGAGCTCCAAGCAGGCCGCGTGGATGGTGCGCGACGCGAAAGCGAGAGGCCTCAGGGTGACGGCCGAGACCGGACCGCATTACCTGCTGCGAGAACCTAAAGACATGGAAAAGGTCGGACCGCTCCTCAAAATGAACCCGCCGGTCAGGACCCGAGATCACGGCGAAGTGCTTTGGGACGGACTCCTCAACGGTTACGTCGATATGATCGCGACCGATCACTCGCCGCACACGCTCGAAGAAAAAGGCTCGGATATTTACGGCAAGATGACCAAGCCGGCGATCTGGGATTGCATCTCCGGCTTCTGCGGCGTCGAGACCGCCGTCCCCGTGCTGCTCACCGAAGTCAACAAAGGCCGGATGACGCTCAACCACTACGCGCAGATCACTTCGCAAAATCCCGCCAAGGTATGGCAGATCTATCCCAAGAAGGGCGCGATCCGCTTGGGCTCGGACGGAGACTTAACGATTGTCGATATGAACAAAGAAGGAACCATCGACGTCAACAAGCTCCACAGCAAGAACAAGCCGAGCCCCTGGCATGGCTGGAAGGTAAAAGGCATGCCCGTCTGCACGGTCGTGCGCGGCAACGTCCAGATGCGCGACGGGGAGCCGGTCGGAAAACCGATTGGGAAATTGGTCAGGCCGAATCCGAGATAA
- a CDS encoding PQQ-dependent sugar dehydrogenase: MPRQISTSVTILARPALVALLIAAASIPAEAQAPRSPTPKSVSGVVQAETVVKGLEHPWGLALLADGSMLVTERPGRLRKVERDGRVSEPLAGVPKVFAEGQGGLLDVALSPEFGRDRLVFLSFAEPGEGGAGTAVARGRLGERGLENTQVIWRQQPKVGGGNHFGSRIVFRPDGTMFVTTGERFNYSEKAQDLSTTLGKIVRINSDGSAPKDNPFVGRAGTRPEIWSYGHRNVQAAALEPDTGQLWTTEHGARGGDEVNHPEAGKNYGWPVISYGTHYSLLKIGEGTAKAGMEQPVYYWDPVIAPSGMTFYTGNMFPDWKRNILIGSLTPGGLVRLAMKDGKVAKEERYLGDLRERIRDVRQAPDGSLLLLTDSGNSRILRVTPAARR, from the coding sequence ATGCCACGGCAAATCTCGACGAGCGTCACTATTCTCGCGCGGCCCGCGCTTGTCGCATTGTTGATTGCGGCCGCATCGATACCGGCTGAAGCCCAAGCGCCGCGCTCGCCGACGCCGAAGTCGGTGAGCGGAGTCGTTCAAGCCGAGACCGTCGTGAAAGGGCTGGAGCATCCTTGGGGACTCGCGTTGCTCGCCGACGGCAGCATGCTGGTCACGGAGCGTCCGGGCAGACTGCGCAAAGTCGAACGCGACGGCCGCGTCTCCGAGCCGCTCGCCGGCGTGCCGAAAGTTTTCGCCGAGGGACAAGGCGGGCTTCTCGACGTGGCGCTCAGCCCGGAATTCGGCAGGGACCGGCTCGTCTTTCTTTCGTTCGCCGAGCCCGGCGAAGGCGGCGCCGGCACGGCCGTCGCACGCGGGCGTCTCGGCGAGCGCGGGCTGGAAAATACGCAGGTGATCTGGCGCCAGCAGCCCAAAGTCGGCGGCGGCAATCACTTCGGCTCGCGAATTGTGTTTCGCCCCGACGGCACGATGTTCGTGACGACGGGCGAGCGGTTCAATTATTCGGAAAAAGCCCAGGACCTTTCGACGACGCTGGGGAAGATCGTGCGCATTAATTCAGACGGCTCGGCGCCGAAGGACAACCCTTTCGTCGGCCGCGCCGGCACGCGTCCCGAAATCTGGTCCTACGGCCATCGAAACGTTCAGGCCGCGGCGCTCGAGCCCGACACCGGACAGCTCTGGACCACAGAGCACGGCGCGCGCGGCGGCGACGAGGTAAACCATCCGGAAGCCGGCAAGAACTACGGCTGGCCGGTCATCTCCTACGGCACTCATTACTCGCTGTTAAAAATCGGCGAAGGCACGGCGAAGGCGGGAATGGAGCAGCCGGTTTATTACTGGGATCCGGTGATCGCGCCGTCCGGCATGACTTTCTACACCGGCAATATGTTTCCCGATTGGAAGCGAAATATTCTCATCGGCTCGCTCACGCCGGGAGGCCTCGTAAGACTCGCGATGAAGGACGGCAAAGTCGCGAAAGAAGAACGCTACCTCGGCGATCTCAGAGAGCGCATCCGCGACGTGCGGCAGGCCCCCGACGGCTCGCTTTTATTATTGACCGACTCGGGCAACAGCCGCATCCTTCGAGTTACTCCCGCAGCCCGGCGTTGA
- a CDS encoding iron-containing redox enzyme family protein — protein sequence MMSSDEAKAYVDEHYKKVAKRWKERVTDAPFMQKLRSGELSRDALKIFFKNWGAYTIEINTLEAASYHKHIAFFRKHRDLMAPMAQKLADELIHPRPPGHVHVVVETARALGITEDEIFVAPMLAEFRAKIDFKRAILWEGTVAEFYAAGATEEQTGYWSADFFKALTTHYGLTREQAVYFSTHEEADLKEHDGVMGHGGFRRMVLQRLLEDGMAEVRPGYSLEYCGLTAVDLHGVILQAALNAAERKL from the coding sequence ATGATGAGCAGCGACGAGGCGAAGGCCTACGTCGACGAGCACTATAAGAAGGTGGCCAAGCGGTGGAAGGAGCGCGTCACCGACGCGCCGTTCATGCAGAAGCTGAGGTCGGGCGAGCTGTCGCGCGACGCGCTGAAGATATTTTTCAAAAACTGGGGCGCCTACACGATCGAGATCAACACGCTGGAGGCCGCCTCCTACCACAAGCACATCGCATTCTTTCGCAAGCACCGCGACCTGATGGCGCCGATGGCGCAGAAGCTCGCCGACGAGCTGATCCATCCAAGGCCGCCGGGCCACGTCCACGTCGTCGTCGAAACCGCCAGGGCGCTCGGCATCACGGAAGATGAAATTTTCGTCGCGCCGATGCTCGCCGAGTTCCGCGCCAAGATCGATTTCAAGCGGGCGATTCTCTGGGAAGGAACGGTGGCGGAGTTCTACGCGGCGGGCGCGACCGAAGAGCAGACCGGCTACTGGTCGGCGGATTTCTTCAAGGCGCTCACCACTCACTACGGCCTAACGCGCGAGCAGGCGGTATATTTTTCCACGCACGAAGAGGCCGACCTCAAAGAGCACGACGGCGTGATGGGCCACGGCGGCTTTCGCCGCATGGTTTTGCAGCGTTTGCTCGAAGACGGCATGGCCGAGGTACGGCCCGGTTACAGTCTGGAGTACTGCGGCCTGACGGCCGTGGATTTACACGGAGTGATTTTGCAGGCAGCGCTGAACGCGGCGGAACGAAAATTGTAG